One Arthrobacter sp. FW306-07-I genomic window carries:
- a CDS encoding GNAT family N-acetyltransferase, translating into MDSPVTIRPMCPDDWAAVHAIYAAGIATGEATFESEPPTWEAFDGVRLPGHRLVAEDAGRVLGWAAVSRVSSREVYRGLVEHSIYVAPQAQGRGVGRLLLDALIESTEAAGIWTIQSSIFPENMASLALHRKLGFRVVGTRERIARINHGPKAGHWQDTLLLERRSSVAGTE; encoded by the coding sequence ATGGACAGTCCCGTCACCATCCGCCCCATGTGCCCCGACGACTGGGCTGCGGTCCACGCGATCTACGCCGCCGGCATCGCCACGGGGGAGGCGACCTTTGAGAGCGAGCCGCCCACCTGGGAGGCGTTCGACGGCGTGCGGTTGCCTGGGCACCGGCTCGTCGCCGAAGATGCGGGCAGGGTCCTGGGATGGGCCGCGGTCTCCCGGGTTTCTTCACGGGAGGTGTACCGGGGCCTCGTGGAGCACTCCATCTACGTTGCGCCGCAGGCACAGGGCCGCGGCGTGGGCCGGCTGCTCCTGGACGCCCTGATTGAGTCGACGGAAGCGGCCGGAATCTGGACCATCCAGTCCAGCATTTTCCCGGAGAACATGGCGAGCCTTGCCCTGCATCGGAAGCTGGGCTTCCGGGTGGTGGGAACCCGGGAACGGATTGCCCGGATCAACCACGGCCCCAAGGCGGGCCACTGGCAGGACACGCTGCTCCTGGAACGCCGCAGCTCCGTGGCCGGAACCGAATAG